In Candidatus Micrarchaeota archaeon, the genomic stretch TCTTCAACGCTTCTTTAAGGATCTTCTCCACTTCTTCCTTAGGATAACGTTCGACACCCTTCTCAGTAATGGCGACCAAATCTATACCGTTACCGGTTGCAGAGTCACGTTGCATCGATGTATGTATACCTTTGGCGGCTATCTTGAGGGCGTCTTCCAAACTCAGGTTTTCCCTGTACTCGTTCTCCAAAACACCGTAGGCGATCGGTGAACCGCTCCCTGTTGAAACGAACTTCTCCTTTGTAATACCTCCTATCGCATCGATGGAATATATCTCCGGTGTTTCGTCCTCATAACCCGCAAGAATCAATTGAACGAGGAACGGATAGTATTTGTAGGAGAAGAGAACGTTGGACAACAATGTTGCTGCACCTTTCGTAGATAACGGTTTACCTTCGCGTGTCCGATGTACGAAAAGTTGTGACTTGATCCATCTTACCAAAGTCTGTGCATCACCAACACTACCAGAAATCGTCATCGCCTTTCTCAGGTCTATGGCATGGATCTTCGGTATATCCTTGGACGCTATAAAGAAGTATGAACTTGCACGTTTATCGGCACTTAAGACAACACCTTCTTTACATGTCAAGGCGATTGTTGTTGTTCCGGTCTCTAACAGTTTAACCTTCTCTTTATTTTCCACAGTATCACCTATAAAAAGTTTGAAAAGTTTGATATTTTATCAACATAAAGTATTTAAAAACT encodes the following:
- the psmB gene encoding archaeal proteasome endopeptidase complex subunit beta, coding for MLETGTTTIALTCKEGVVLSADKRASSYFFIASKDIPKIHAIDLRKAMTISGSVGDAQTLVRWIKSQLFVHRTREGKPLSTKGAATLLSNVLFSYKYYPFLVQLILAGYEDETPEIYSIDAIGGITKEKFVSTGSGSPIAYGVLENEYRENLSLEDALKIAAKGIHTSMQRDSATGNGIDLVAITEKGVERYPKEEVEKILKEALKK